The Prunus persica cultivar Lovell chromosome G7, Prunus_persica_NCBIv2, whole genome shotgun sequence genome has a segment encoding these proteins:
- the LOC18769620 gene encoding GDP-mannose 4,6 dehydratase 1: protein MASETDTTRSGSTPNGSAPDPPEPRKVALITGITGQDGSYLTEFLLNKGYDVHGLIRRSSNFNTQRINHIYIDPHNAHKARMKLHYADLTDASSLRRWIDTIAPNEVYNLAAQSHVAVSFEIPDYTADVVATGALRLLEAVRSHIAATGRTDIKYYQAGSSEMFGATPPPQSETTPFHPRSPYAVSKCAAHWYTVNYREAYGLFACNGILFNHESPRRGENFVTRKITRAVGRIKVGLQSKLFLGNLQASRDWGFAGDYVEAMWMMLQQEKPDDYVVATEESHTVEEFLEASFGYVGLNWRDHVLIDKRYLRPSEVDNLKGDATKAKKELGWKPKVGFQQLVKMMVDEDVELAKREKVLVDAGYMDAQQQP from the coding sequence ATGGCGTCCGAGACCGACACCACCAGATCCGGATCCACCCCCAACGGCTCCGCCCCGGATCCGCCGGAGCCCCGCAAGGTCGCGCTCATCACCGGCATCACCGGCCAGGACGGCTCCTACCTTACCGAATTCCTCCTCAACAAAGGCTACGACGTTCACGGCCTGATCCGACGGTCCTCCAATTTCAACACCCAGCGCATCAACCACATCTACATCGACCCCCACAACGCCCACAAGGCCCGCATGAAGCTCCACTACGCCGACCTCACCGATGCGTCGTCGCTCCGCCGTTGGATCGACACCATCGCCCCCAACGAGGTCTACAACCTCGCCGCCCAATCGCACGTCGCCGTTTCGTTCGAGATCCCCGATTACACTGCGGACGTCGTCGCCACCGGCGCCCTCCGCCTCCTCGAGGCCGTTCGCTCCCACATCGCAGCCACCGGACGCACAGACATTAAATACTACCAGGCCGGGTCGTCGGAGATGTTCGGGGCGACCCCGCCTCCGCAATCGGAGACGACGCCGTTTCACCCCCGATCCCCCTACGCTGTTTCGAAATGCGCGGCGCATTGGTACACGGTCAACTATCGCGAGGCCTACGGGCTGTTCGCGTGTAATGGGATACTGTTCAACCACGAGTCGCCGAGGAGGGGGGAGAATTTCGTGACCCGGAAGATCACTCGGGCAGTGGGTCGGATCAAGGTCGGGTTGCAGAGCAAGTTGTTCTTGGGGAACTTGCAGGCGTCGAGGGATTGGGGTTTTGCCGGTGACTACGTGGAGGCGATGTGGATGATGCTGCAGCAGGAGAAGCCTGACGACTACGTGGTGGCGACGGAGGAGTCGCATACGGTGGAGGAGTTCTTGGAGGCGTCGTTTGGGTATGTGGGTTTGAATTGGAGGGACCATGTGCTGATTGACAAGAGGTACTTGCGGCCATCAGAGGTCGATAATCTGAAAGGGGATGCTACAAAGGCTAAGAAGGAGCTTGGGTGGAAGCCCAAGGTTGGTTTTCAGCAGCTGGTGAAGATGATGGTGGATGAAGACGTTGAATTGGCCAAGAGGGAGAAGGTTCTCGTTGATGCTGGGTACATGGATGCTCAGCAACAACCTTGA